The following coding sequences are from one Ochotona princeps isolate mOchPri1 chromosome 8, mOchPri1.hap1, whole genome shotgun sequence window:
- the LOC131480902 gene encoding thyroid receptor-interacting protein 11-like, translating into MSSWLGSISSGLGHSLGQVGGGLVSLTGHISNFTKDMLVQGAGEVAELPTSGRGEIELLHLLLKSENERLQNLCSDLEEKHESLERQMKQQSTSYTGQLQQKEREIYHLKVRQAELQKELVKLKAFHSARGSIVAICTSSCALGYGAGQPRPAFSDEDMISIDLNSSEEEIYWLPSEGSGLESEVGHWKNIVEVSKDERPHRSDQNEVSKLQKIIKDLKQNQKQELDNCQHEIAELQDAHHLQLAELTCQHREEVHAHEARVEELQQLLEQGFSGDYHAKVSEMQKSIEVLQTEKTESSQKINELEGKIKDMTQRLTSAEHDNDSLRREYEQLNVEKGQILLECETLRVECERLACCAEKPVEPAAGEETIAVAEEVLRLQQALADSENETKTLNQHVILMKDQLLNQRNEGDVIISKLKEDLDHEKKRVHQLERDKANISEELEEERKNLNQNEFELCALHSTKQELEDKVQDLVDQLNKAQKNNEGIQKENLHLKMNLQQNEEEHSRIRKELIISQDLSNNCNNLLKEKEIEVRNLKQQLSEVEKRDENLQKIAFELRIENEKLILACEQVKHNLEESVTVNNRVSLEKDMIVETLTREKEQLEAQLHGAEQRLSEEAGRHRQSLEELSSAHALDSSALKLEQERLLKLNQEKDLEIAALQKSIEKLDTRHKHTEELLSSSLERQEQLTQVINEKENCIENLHEKSSELQAELDRCIETSKKNEILQQTVEEKDRSLGCIKEEINHLQEELEWLREQQSRAAQGAEPGSPDSVAKLESEVTHLTIVKEHLEEEIKEHLKIIEDQRQGKRQLLQSLQVLKKAMEEYKHQYEQMNASHALLLSEKDEEIQNLQKTIEQIKTQLPEEGQHIPTKNCNICPEAKVQNVSLENKSEKHELSKAETEELVKGIQERDLEIKLLHEKNISLTKRIDQLSKDDVGKLTQLLQQKDLEIQALHVQMSSPSYSQDILALQQQLQAYATEREQVLAVLSAQTRENSHLKTEYHKMMDIVFAKESALVKLQQENKQMSSKLENTSQEMFRETLQNLSRIIREKDFEVDALRQKCETLLTVLQTSGTGNEAGGVNSDQFEKLLQERDQLRQKVSKMLEWKEQVTTVVRNMHHESAHLHQELLQLQEQMLESSKSSVKLQGNYDDLIQNYEQNENKLKNLRRELTQMQRYLGQQGNAKDLSIGKLDSISPPPLTGSLSPCEAAGPLGACESDRTRETSPSLQQEVEELRRSLKERENTIRRLQENNQHLFDSIAAAAELGRKQHEQHDSELRQLKQTYDVLQNLLKEKDLLLEDRSHRLLSSNENLANTVSENEILRQAVTNLKERILILEMDISKLKDENDKIVEETREKEHAHQALQETNMKISMMLQEKEAECHSLKDKAVAFEQLLKEKAQGKAEELNELLKTVKSMQKKDQFLKQQGCVAQWVSGWLGGGAQTDPNTPPRPKQQARLNRSFVELFVSYLQTESLPSSIPPSKLPASETKPLDSGLDLGRPGSLLLEPHTDLLPPVVTLAPPSVPAHNSTGVVTQDLLKK; encoded by the coding sequence ATGTCTTCCTGGTTGGGGAGCATCAGCTCTGGTCTAGGCCATTCTCTGGGACAAGTGGGGGGCGGTTTGGTGTCCCTCACTGGCCACATCTCTAATTTTACAAAGGATATGCTCGTGCAAGGAGCAGGGGAAGTAGCAGAATTACCAACTTCCGGAAGAGGAGAAATTGAACTCCTTCATTTGCtcttaaaatcagaaaatgaaaggcTCCAAAACCTATGTAGTGATCTTGAAGAGAAACATGAATCGTTAGAACGTCAAATGAAACAGCAGTCAACAAGTTACACAGGCCAGCTTCAGCAAAAAGAGAGGGAAATTTACCACCTTAAAGTCAGACAAGCAGAGCTGCAGAAGGAGCTGGTAAAGCTGAAGGCGTTCCACTCAGCACGTGGCAGCATTGTCGCCATCTGCACCTCATCATGTGCACTAGGCTACGGGGCCGGTCAGCCCAGGCCAGCATTTAGTGATGAGGACATGATTAGTATTGACTTGAATTCCTCAGAAGAAGAAATTTATTGGCTGCCTAGTGAAGGCTCGGGGCTCGAGTCTGAGGTTGGCCACTGGAAAAACATAGTCGAGGTTTCTAAGGACGAAAGACCACATCGTTCTGATCAAAACGAAGTCAGCAAGCTGCAGAAAATAATCAAAGAtcttaaacaaaatcaaaaacaggaacttGATAACTGCCAACATGAAATAGCAGAATTGCAAGATGCACATCATCTGCAACTGGCTGAGCTGACTTGTCAACACCGAGAGGAAGTGCATGCTCATGAGGCACGGGTTGAGGAGCTTCAACAACTATTGGAGCAAGGTTTTTCAGGAGACTACCACGCTAAAGTCTCCGAGATGCAAAAGTCCATCGAAGTATTGCAAACAGAAAAAACTGAATCCTCCCAAAAAATCAACGAACTGGAGGGTAAAATAAAAGACATGACTCAAAGATTAACTTCTGCCGAACATGACAACGATAGTTTGCGGAGAGAATACGAACAGCTGAATGTGGAAAAGGGACAAATCTTGCTTGAATGTGAGACGTTACGAGTGGAATGTGAGAGGCTGGCATGTTGTGCTGAGAAGCCCGTGGAGCCTGCGGCGGGCGAAGAAACCATTGCGGTGGCGGAGGAAGTGCTCAGGCTCCAGCAGGCACTAGCTGACagtgaaaatgaaaccaaaacgCTGAATCAACATGTAATTTTAATGAAAGATCAGCTATTAAACCAACGAAACGAAGGCGATGTTATCATCAGTAAACTAAAAGAAGATCTAGATCATGAAAAAAAGCGAGTTCATCAGCTTGAGAGGGACAAAGCAAACATTTCTGAAGAattggaggaggagagaaaaaatttaaatcagaaTGAATTTGAGCTGTGTGCTTTGCATTCAACCAAGCAGGAGCTTGAAGATAAAGTACAAGATTTAGTTGATCAGCTAAATAAGGCACAGAAAAACAATGAAGGCATCCAGAAAGAGAATCTGCACCTTAAAATGAACCTTCAGCAAAATGAGGAGGAGCATAGTAGAATTAGAAAAGAATTAATTATTAGTCAAGACCTTAGTAATAATTGTAACAATTTacttaaagaaaaggaaattgaagTAAGAAACTTAAAGCAGCAGCTTTCAGAAGTCGAAAAGCGTGatgaaaatttacagaaaattgCCTTTGAGCTCAGAATAGAAAATGAGAAGTTGATTTTGGCATGTGAACAGGTGAAACATAACTTAGAAGAGTCTGTTACTGTAAACAATCGGGTTTCTTTAGAAAAAGACATGATTGTGGAGACCCTGACAAgggaaaaggagcagctagaAGCTCAGTTACATGGCGCTGAGCAGAGGCTGTCGGAGGAGGCCGGCAGGCACAGGCAGAGCCTCGAGGAGCTGTCCAGCGCACACGCGTTGGATTCCTCTGCCCTTAAGCTGGAACAGGAACGTTTACTGAAACTCAATCAGGAGAAGGACTTGGAAATAGCGGCTCTGCAAAAGAGCATTGAGAAACTAGACACCCGTCACAAACATACCGAGGAGCTTTTGTCGTCTAGTTTAGAAAGGCAGGAGCAGCTGACACAAGTTATAAATGAGAAGGAAAACTGCATTGAAAATCTTCATGAAAAAAGTTCAGAGCTGCAGGCAGAATTGGACAGATGTATTGAGActtctaaaaagaatgaaattttacaacAGACGGTAGAGGAAAAGGATAGAAGCCTGGGCTGcattaaagaagaaattaatCATCTCCAGGAGGAGCTCGAGTGGCTCAGGGAGCAGCAGAGTCGGGCTGCGCAGGGCGCCGAGCCCGGATCCCCTGACAGCGTGGCCAAACTAGAGTCAGAGGTGACCCATCTGACCATTGTCAAGGAACATCTGGAAGAAGAGATTAAGGAACATCTAAAGATCATTGAAGATCAAAGACAGGGTAAGAGGCAGCTGCTTCAGTCTCTGCAGGTGCTGAAGAAGGCGATGGAGGAGTATAAGCACCAGTATGAGCAAATGAATGCCAGCCATGCGCTGCTGTTGTCAGAGAAAGATGAGGAAATTCAGAACCTGCAGAAAACAATTGAACAGATCAAAACCCAGCTGCCCGAGGAAGGACAGCATATCCCCACCAAAAACTGTAATATCTGTCCTGAAGCGAAAGTTCAAAATGTTAGCCttgaaaacaaaagtgaaaaacatGAACTATctaaagcagaaacagaagagttaGTAAAAGGAATACAAGAGCGAGATTTGGAGATTAAGCTTCTACATGAAAAGAATATATCTTTAACTAAACGGATTGACCAACTATCAAAGGATGACGTAGGAAAGCTAACTCAACTTCTTCAGCAGAAGGATTTGGAAATCCAAGCTCTTCATGTTCAAATGTCTTCGCCGTCCTACTCCCAGGACATCCTTGCCcttcagcagcagctgcaagCCTATGCTACGGAGAGAGAGCAGGTATTAGCTGTTCTCAGTGCCCAAACGAGGGAAAACAGCCATCTCAAAACGGAATATCACAAAATGATGGACATAGTGTTTGCCAAAGAGTCAGCACTCGTTAAACTCcaacaagaaaataaacaaatgtcctCCAAGCTGGAGAACACCAGCCAAGAAATGTTTAGAGAAACACTTCAGAATCTATCACGGATCATAAGAGAAAAGGACTTTGAGGTAGACGCATTACGGCAAAAATGCGAGACCTTATTGACGGTCCTGCAAACCTCTGGCACCGGTAATGAGGCCGGGGGTGTTAACAGTGATCAGTTTGAAAAGCTGTTACAGGAACGTGACCAGTTAAGACAAAAGGTAAGCAAAATGTTAGAGTGGAAAGAGCAAGTCACAACTGTGGTCCGGAATATGCACCATGAGTCAGCCCATCTCCACCAAGAGCTGCTTCAGCTCCAAGAGCAAATGTTGGAAAGCAGCAAGAGTAGCGTGAAATTGCAAGGCAACTACGATGACCTGATACAGAattatgaacaaaatgaaaacaaactgaaaaatttgAGGCGCGAGTTGACACAAATGCAGCGCTATTTGGGGCAGCAAGGCAATGCCAAAGACCTCTCTATAGGAAAACTTGATAGCATTTCACCCCCACCGCTCACTGGGTCATTGTCTCCTTGTGAGGCAGCAGGGCCTCTTGGAGCCTGTGAGTCTGATAGAACCAGGGAGACTTCCCCATCGCTTCAGCAAGAGGTAGAAGAGCTAAGGAGATccctgaaagaaagagaaaataccaTCAGAAGACTGCAGGAGAATAACCAACACCTGTTTGACTCCATTGCTGCTGCCGCAGAGCTGGGAAGGAAACAGCACGAGCAGCACGATTCGGAGCTCAGGCAGCTGAAGCAAACGTATGATGTCCTGCAAAACCTCCTCAAGGAGAAAGACCTCCTCCTCGAGGACCGAAGTCATCGGCTGCTTTCCTCAAATGAGAATTTGGCCAACACAGTgagtgaaaatgaaattttaagacaGGCAGTAACAAACCTAAAGGAGAGAATACTAATTTTAGAAATGGACATTTCAAAACTAAAggatgaaaatgacaaaatagtGGAAGAGACTAGGGAGAAGGAGCATGCACATCAAGCATTACAAGAGACGAACATGAAGATCTCCATGATGTTGCAAGAAAAAGAGGCCGAGTGTCATTCACTGAAGGACAAAGCTGTTGCTTTTGAGCAACTGTTGAAGGAAAAAGCACAGGGCAAGGCCGAGGAgttaaatgaacttttaaaaacagttaaGTCAATGCAGAAGAAAGATCAGTTTTTGAAACAGCAAGGCTGTGTTGCTCAATGGGTGAGTGGGTGGCTTGGAGGGGGAGCCCAAACTGACCCCAACACACCTCCAAGACCAAAGCAGCAGGCCAGGCTCAACAGGTCATTTGTGGAACTTTTTGTCAGTTACTTGCAAACGGAATCACTCCCATCATCCATTCCACCGTCCAAACTTCCGGCCAGTGAGACGAAACCTCTGGATTCTGGACTTGACCTGGGCAGACCCGGAAGCCTTCTGCTGGAGCCCCACACGGACTTACTGCCACCAGTGGTTACATTGGCACCACCGTCAGTGCCAGCGCACAACAGCACTGGAGTTGTGACACAAGATCTTTTAAAGAAGTAG
- the LOC131481041 gene encoding adenosylhomocysteinase-like — MSNKLPYKVADIGLAAWGRKALDIAENEMPGLMRMREMYSASKPLKGTRIAGCLHMTVETAVLIETLVALGAEVQWSSCNIFSTQDHAAAAIAKAGIPVYAWKGETDEEYLWCIEQTLYFKDRPLNMILDDGGDLTNLIHTKYPQLLSGIRGISEKTTTGVHNLYKMMANGVLKVPAINVNDSVTKSKFDNLYGCRESLIDGIKRATDVMIEGKVAVVAGYGDVGKGCAQALRGFGARVIITEIDPINALQAAMEGYEVTTMDEACKEGNIFVTTTGCVDIILGRHFEQMKDDAIVCNTGHFDVEIDVKWLNENAVEKVNIKPQVDRYLLKNGHRIILLAEGWLVNLGCAMGHPSFVMSNSFTNQVLAQIELWTHPDKYAVGVHFLPKKLDEAVAETHLSKLNVKLTKLTEKQAQYLGMSRDGPFKPDHYRY; from the coding sequence ATGTCCAACAAACTGCCCTACAAAGTCGCGGACATCGGCTTGGCTGCATGGGGACGCAAGGCCCTGGACATTGCCGAGAACGAGATGCCAGGCCTGATGCGCATGCGGGAGATGTACTCGGCATCCAAGCCACTGAAGGGTACCCGCATTGCCGGCTGCTTGCACATGACTGTGGAGACTGCTGTCCTCATCGAGACCCTTGTTGCCCTGGGTGCTGAGGTACAGTGGTCTAGCTGCAATATCTTTTCCACCCAGGACCATGCAGCGGCTGCCATTGCCAAGGCTGGCATTCCAGTGTACGCCTGGAAGGGCGAAACAGACGAGGAGTACCTGTGGTGCATTGAGCAGACACTCTACTTTAAGGACAGGCCCCTCAACATGATCCTGGATGATGGTGGCGACCTCACCAACCTTATCCACACCAAGTACCCCCAGCTCCTGTCAGGCATCAGAGGCATCTCTGAGAAGACCACGACTGGGGTCCACAACCTCTACAAGATGATGGCTAATGGGGTTCTGAAGGTGCCCGCCATCAATGTCAATGACTCTGTTACCAAGAGCAAGTTTGACAACCTGTACGGCTGCCGGGAGTCCCTCATAGATGGCATCAAACGGGCTACAGATGTGATGATCGAAGGCAAGGTGGCAGTGGTAGCAGGCTATGGAGATGTGGGCAAAGGCTGTGCCCAGGCCCTGAGGGGTTTTGGGGCCCGTGTCATCATCACCGAGATCGACCCCATCAACGCACTGCAGGCTGCCATGGAGGGCTATGAAGTGACCACCATGGATGAAGCCTGTAAAGAGGGCAACATCTTTGTCACCACCACAGGCTGTGTGGACATCATCCTTGGGCGGCACtttgagcagatgaaagatgatgCCATTGTGTGTAACACTGGACACTTCGATGTGGAGATTGACGTCAAGTGGCTCAATGAGAATGCTGTGGAAAAGGTGAACATCAAGCCCCAGGTAGACCGCTACTTGCTGAAGAACGGTCATCGCATCATCCTGCTGGCTGAGGGCTGGCTGGTCAACCTGGGTTGTGCCATGGGCCACCCCAGCTTTGTGATGAGCAACTCGTTCACAAACCAAGTGCTGGCACAGATTGAGCTGTGGACCCACCCCGACAAGTATGCTGTTGGCGTTCACTTCCTGCCTAAGAAGCTGGATGAGGCAGTGGCTGAAACCCACCTGAGCAAGTTGAACGTGAAGTTGACCAAGCTGACTGAGAAGCAGGCCCAGTACCTGGGCATGTCCCGTGACGGCCCCTTCAAGCCTGACCATTACCGCTACTAA